The Nostoc sp. 'Lobaria pulmonaria (5183) cyanobiont' DNA window AAAGCTTTGACTGCTGCGGCTTTAATATGCGCTGGGGTATCAAAATCTGGTTCTCCAGCGCTAAAACTACAAACGTCTATTCCTTCTACCTTCAGTGCCTTAGCCTTGGCTGCGATCGCTAAGGTTAATGAAGGTGTTACCTGACTTACTCTTGCTGCCAGCTTCATTCTTACTATTTTTGGCAAATCTTTCACTGATCTAAGGATATCCCAGAATCCCTACCAAGATTTGCTTTTTCTGAATTCGTTGATAATCGGGGATTGGGGAGATGAGGGAGCAGGAGGAGCAAATGACAAATAACAAATGACTAATGACAAATAACTAATGACTCCGCGAAGCAGTTTGATTATTGACTCTTAACAATGTATCGTATATAACTTTATTTTTAGTGGAACCTAACTGTTTTTATGCAGATTAAGAAACTTTTAATTGCATCTTCTCTGCTAATTACTGGTCTTTTTATACCTAATGCTGCCATTGCTCAAAATCGCGGTACTCCGGGTAAATTTGATTTTTATGTCCTGACACTCTCCTGGTCGCCAGATTATTGTGCGACAAATGGTAATCGTGATCAGCAGCAGTGCGGTTCTGGAAGGAAACTTGGTTTTGTACTACATGGTTTGTGGCCGCAATATCAAACTGGCTATCCTGCTAATTGTTCCACGCAAAAATTACCGTCGGAAGTAAAGCGGCGGTTTCCTAATTTGTTTCCTAGCGCTAAAGTTGCCGATCATGAATGGGAAAAACATGGTACTTGTTCGGGGAAAACTCCTGCGGAATACTTGGGATTGAGTAAACAATTAAAAGATGCGATCGCTATTCCCGCAGCTTATAATCGTCCTAATAAACCCGTGCGTACCACAATTACAAATTTTAAAAATTCATTTGTGAGTGCGAATAATCAAATTATTGCTGATGGTGTAGCACCTTTTTGTTCAGGTTCAGGAAGATTTTTACAAGAAGTCTTCTTTTGTTATTCCAAAAACGGTGAACCCGGTATTTGTAGCGCCGAGATTTTGAAGCGATCGCAAAAAAGTTGTGGTCAACCAGATTTCTTAGTGAGAAACGTTAGATAAAAATGGGAATGGGGAATGAGGGAAAGAATTCTAATAATCTTTTGTACAGACGCGATTAATCGCGTCTGTACTCCTAACTCCCTAAGCTATCGTCACATCTGGCGACAAGTACACATCCTGAATGGTATGAAACAGTTTTACACCTTCCTCAAAGGGACGTTGGAAGGTCTTTCGCCCAGAAATTAATCCTGAACCACCAGCGCGTTTGTTGACTACGGCGGTGCGAACTGCTTCGGCGAAGTCATTTTTGCCAGTCGCGCCACCAGAATTAATCAACCCCACACGCCCAGAGTAGCAATTTAGTACTTGGTAACGAGTTAAATCAATTGGGTGATCAGTTGTTAATTCCGTGTAAACCCGCTCATCGGTTTTGCCGTAACTCTTACCAGTGGCTTTGGCAACTGCACCGTAACCATTGTTATTTTCTGGTAACTTTTGTTTAATAATGTCAGCTTCAATGGTTACACCCAAATGATTCGCCTGTCCGGTGAGGTCAGCAGCAAGGTGGTAATCTTTATCTTGTTTAAAAGCGTTGTTCCGCAGATAACACCAGAGAACTGTTACCAAACCCAGTTCATGGGCGCGTTTAAAAGCTTTGCTGATTTCCTGAATCTGTCTGGTAGATTGCTCTGAACCAAAATAGATTGTCGCACCTACGGCGGCGGCCCCTAAATTCCAAGCTTGTTCGACATCAGCAAACAATACCTGGTCAAATTGATTAGGGAAAGTCAGCAATTCGTTGTGATTGATTTTGGCAATAAAGGGAATTTTGTGGGCATATTTGCGCGAAACTATACCTAATGTTCCCAAAGTGGTAGCAACAGCATTGCAACCTGAGGCGATCGCTAGCTTGATAATATTTTCTGGATCGAAGTAAATCGGATTGGGCGCAAAAGACGCACCTGCCGAGTGTTCAATCCCTTGGTCTACTGGTAAAATCGAGAGATAACCTGTGTTTGCCAGACGACCACTAGAATAAAGTAACTGGAGATTACGCAATACTTGAGGATTGCGATCGCTGTTGAGCCAGATTCGATCTATAAAGTCTGGGCCCGGCAAATGTATTAAATCACGAGAAACTTTTGCTTTGTGAGTAAGTAGGTCTTCAGCCTCTTTACCTAGCAATGACTCAATAGAATTAGCCTCTTTGAGCGTTGTAGTCATAGTATTATCCTCAAAATTTGAGCAAATGACCTTGCCTTTAAGATAGCATTTCTAATATTGCTAACTTAGTTGTACGAAGATTAGTGATATGTCTTCTTTCTGAAGATATAGCAATCTTATTGTATAAGTCAAAATCAAAAGACTCCGATTCCCTACTTACTTTTAAGAAGGTCGGGAATCTTGTTGTTAATGATTAAGTAGGGCTATACTACCGGAAGTATTCAATCAACTTTCGGAATTGATGTTTTCAAATCAGTTACCAATATCAACCAGTACAATCATACTATCCTCAGATCATAGCTGAAAATTGAAAACCCATCTTCCCCCGATTGGGGTAATAATTTTGAACAGAATAAATATAATTTTATGAGTAAGTTTCAAATCGATATCGACTTCAGCAATATAGATTTAGCTTCCCTTGAGACAGAAGAAGATTTTCAACGAGAGGCAAAAATGTTACTCCCAAAGGCACTGGTCAAATTAGGTGAAAGTGTGGGTGAAAAGACTTGGGAAGAATTACAGCAAAAGCTGCAAGGAACTGGAGGTAAACTCAAATCTTCTCCCAGCGAGAAACGTAGGTTTATTCAAGAAACCGGAAGAACTTATCAACGAAATGCTAGTAACAGAGAAAAACAAGAACTGGAAGAATATATAGTAGAGCAATTGCGCCAGCACAAGTAGTATTTGTCATCAGTTAACTTATCAGACATAATTCAAACAAACCAGCGACGAATCAACTCCACTTGGAAGCGATAGCCGTCGTCAACTTCCTCAATTAACTCACGTTGCAACAGCAAGTTGAAAGTAATATCAGCATGAGGGAACTGTTGCAATAGAGTTTGGCGGCTGACTATAGTCCCTTCCCCTTGAGCGGCGATAAAACGTAGAATAGCTTGTCCAGTCGCGTCTACTTGATTGTTTTTAATGTCAGCGAAGAAAAAACCACCACTTTGCAAAGCTTCTGATATCGCTGCTTCCACATCCGCTAAAGTTGCCAATCGCCGGATAGAGGGGTCTTGCTCGTTCTTCAGGACAATAATTTCCGCACAGAGTAATTGTACTAAGAATGGGTGACAACGGGTGAGTTGTAACACTCGTTCAACTGCGTTAGGTTCATAGCGGAGGGTAAAATCTTTGACCGGACGTTCAATTAATTGTCGTGCTTCCGCTTGTTTGAGGTAGGAAATATGCACTACTTGGACATTAATGAGATAACTAGCCCAGCGCTGATATTCTTCGATAGTATGGGAGCCAGCCAGTAAAACCTTGAAACGGGGACGGTGTTGGATGAGGTGACGCAACATTCCCAAAACATCTTGTTCATCAAAGCGACCTTTGGCTATGGCGTTGTCTAGCACCTCGAATTCATCTAGCGCTAGTAAGGCGGTATTTTGTTCTAGAGCCTGTTCTACTTTATCTAGCCATTCATCGAAATAGGTGAAGGGGTCAGATTTTAACACTTCGCGGGTTAGGGACGGTAGAGTTACACCTTGCTTTTTTGCTGACTTCTCCATCTCTCTTGCCAGGTTGTAGAGAAAACCTGCATGGTCACTAGCTGATGAAGGTGCGCCTTGCAAGTCTACAAACATGGGGATGATGGTATTAGGTAGTAACTTTCCGATGTTATTGAGGAGAGAAGTTTTACCCATACGTCGCTGACCGTATAGTAGCAAAGGTGGACGACGGCGATCTAAAAGCAACTGCTCAATGCGTAAGCCAATGTCATCACGTCCCGTGAAAATTTCTTGCTCTAGTGTGATGGGATTACCAGTAATGTAAGGCGAGTCAATTTCTTTATTTTGTTCAACTTTGATAGCTAGTTCTTGTATATATTTGTTGATGATATCCAGCCATCTTTTAGCAAAAGGTAAAAAGGAAGAAGCATATTTATTATTAATACGATTGAAGTTCTCTAATTGTACACCTAACTTTTTTGCTACATCCTTGAGAGCTATACGCTGGTTGTAATTACTTCTTTGTTCTAATGCTGCGTTTACATCCTGACTGATGCGAGTAAAGATGCGTAGGACAGAATTAATTGAATTATCTAATTCCTCAATTTCTATGATGCGATGAAGCTGACGTATAGCTTCTACATCACCACATTTTCTTAGACTCAGTGCATCTTTGCAAATTTGAACAGCCCATTTTTGCAGA harbors:
- a CDS encoding ribonuclease T2 family protein; translation: MQIKKLLIASSLLITGLFIPNAAIAQNRGTPGKFDFYVLTLSWSPDYCATNGNRDQQQCGSGRKLGFVLHGLWPQYQTGYPANCSTQKLPSEVKRRFPNLFPSAKVADHEWEKHGTCSGKTPAEYLGLSKQLKDAIAIPAAYNRPNKPVRTTITNFKNSFVSANNQIIADGVAPFCSGSGRFLQEVFFCYSKNGEPGICSAEILKRSQKSCGQPDFLVRNVR
- a CDS encoding class I fructose-bisphosphate aldolase; translation: MTTTLKEANSIESLLGKEAEDLLTHKAKVSRDLIHLPGPDFIDRIWLNSDRNPQVLRNLQLLYSSGRLANTGYLSILPVDQGIEHSAGASFAPNPIYFDPENIIKLAIASGCNAVATTLGTLGIVSRKYAHKIPFIAKINHNELLTFPNQFDQVLFADVEQAWNLGAAAVGATIYFGSEQSTRQIQEISKAFKRAHELGLVTVLWCYLRNNAFKQDKDYHLAADLTGQANHLGVTIEADIIKQKLPENNNGYGAVAKATGKSYGKTDERVYTELTTDHPIDLTRYQVLNCYSGRVGLINSGGATGKNDFAEAVRTAVVNKRAGGSGLISGRKTFQRPFEEGVKLFHTIQDVYLSPDVTIA
- a CDS encoding nSTAND1 domain-containing NTPase → MPSQNSPTNYAEIYTDAPKPHSNLIVGSLQLLFWLFFRPVAWYQHTLHIKNEITSLADLNKPSVWQPVLQGYLIVPLWANFILGLVLWGLGQPLPNILSIVAPSLGCCVALNVAFGVAFGVAFGVAQGVAFGVTLGVALGVAFGVALGVALGVAFGVALGVVFGVALGVALDVALDVALDVAVGMEGVAFGVAFGVALGVAFGVALGVAFGVAIGVTEGVTFGVALGVAFDMAFSVPFGMAFGIAEGVAFGMAFGVAFGVAFGMAEGVTFGVAEGVAFAVLLFLSITINLWRPIVLYPSLQLWNLALYRLEKNRINQPYILLRLSNIFPDRINERHNNETFIQSILRFPYQFLEISIDQYSSSLRYHSAFWDQLQRIPLYGLDNYLLLVIEHNPSEGEAAIDYLNESLQKWAVQICKDALSLRKCGDVEAIRQLHRIIEIEELDNSINSVLRIFTRISQDVNAALEQRSNYNQRIALKDVAKKLGVQLENFNRINNKYASSFLPFAKRWLDIINKYIQELAIKVEQNKEIDSPYITGNPITLEQEIFTGRDDIGLRIEQLLLDRRRPPLLLYGQRRMGKTSLLNNIGKLLPNTIIPMFVDLQGAPSSASDHAGFLYNLAREMEKSAKKQGVTLPSLTREVLKSDPFTYFDEWLDKVEQALEQNTALLALDEFEVLDNAIAKGRFDEQDVLGMLRHLIQHRPRFKVLLAGSHTIEEYQRWASYLINVQVVHISYLKQAEARQLIERPVKDFTLRYEPNAVERVLQLTRCHPFLVQLLCAEIIVLKNEQDPSIRRLATLADVEAAISEALQSGGFFFADIKNNQVDATGQAILRFIAAQGEGTIVSRQTLLQQFPHADITFNLLLQRELIEEVDDGYRFQVELIRRWFV